From Apium graveolens cultivar Ventura chromosome 9, ASM990537v1, whole genome shotgun sequence, the proteins below share one genomic window:
- the LOC141684889 gene encoding uncharacterized protein LOC141684889: MNAIAWNCRGVGSPRTVRLLKEMIKSRKPDVLFLSETLADNNKIDCLAAKIGFVNFFSVEKHGRGEGLVVFWSNKINVSIFGSSDNHIDIIIQENSGYKWRLTCFYGFPGRERRQESCNFLRHLSSVSHLAWCVFGDFNDLLYSSDKRGKNEHPYSLMEGFRKAIDDASLIELELKDGEFTWEKSKGTTSWVQEKLDRCFATEAWWSKFPLCMLSVFHVTASDHDPIKLELMCTSISKKQFRFRFENTWLKEPNFHAEVSSFWQQLPAIHLLPKLVELSRYMSHWGREFFNKFREKVIRQKKVIDELKVREDDDGLQLYFEEKERLNEILIHEEVY, translated from the coding sequence ATGAATGCCATTGCTTGGAACTGTCGAGGTGTGGGCTCACCTCGTACAGTTCGTTTATTGAAGGAGATGATTAAGTCTCGCAAGCCTGATGTTTTATTCTTATCAGAAACTTTAGCAGATAATAACAAGATTGATTGTCTTGCAGCAAAAATTggttttgtaaattttttttCTGTAGAGAAGCATGGTAGAGGAGAAGGGCTTGTAGTTTTTTGGAGTAATAAAATTAATGTTTCTATCTTTGGTTCTTCTGATAACCATATTGATATCATAATCCAGGAAAATTCAGGTTACAAGTGGAGGTTGACTTGCTTTTATGGGTTTCCAGGAAGGGAGAGGAGACAAGAGTCATGTAACTTTCTTCGTCACTTATCTTCTGTTTCTCATTTAGCATGGTGCGTGTTTGGGGATTTTAATGACTTGCTTTATAGTAGTgacaaaagaggaaagaatgaacATCCTTATAGCTTGATGGAAGGTTTCCGTAAGGCCATTGATGATGCGTCACTGATTGAACTGGAGCTTAAAGATGGTGAATTTACTTGGGAGAAAAGTAAGGGTACGACAAGTTGGGTCCAGGAAAAATTGGATAGATGTTTTGCAACTGAAGCTTGGTGGAGCAAATTCCCGTTATGTATGTTATCTGTTTTCCATGTGACAGCTTCAGACCATGATCCAATAAAACTTGAGCTTATGTGTACATCTATTTCTAAGAAGCAGTTCAGGTTCCGTTTTGAAAATACGTGGTTGAAGGAACCTAATTTCCATGCAGAGGTTTCGAGCTTTTGGCAACAGCTTCCAGCTATTCACTTGCTCCCAAAACTTGTTGAGCTATCCAGATATATGTCGCATTGGGGAAGAgaattttttaataaattcagAGAAAAAGTCATACGGCAGAAAAAAGTTATTGATGAGCTTAAAGTTAGAGAGGATGATGACGGCCTTCAGTTGTACTTTGAGGAGAAAGAAAGATTGAACGAGATATTAATTCATGAGGAAGTGTACTAA